A segment of the Acidobacteriota bacterium genome:
GCGAAATACAGGATATGATATGTTGACGACACTGACTTCGACTCACATTCTTATATTCAGTGCCCTTCTCTTCGCCCTGGGGGTAATAGGGGTCCTCGTCAGGAGGAATGCGATCATCATCTTCATGTCCATCGAGTTGATGCTGAACGCAGCCAACATCAACCTCATCGGATTTTCAAGATTCTTGCCCGATTT
Coding sequences within it:
- the nuoK gene encoding NADH-quinone oxidoreductase subunit NuoK — encoded protein: MLTTLTSTHILIFSALLFALGVIGVLVRRNAIIIFMSIELMLNAANINLIGFSRFLPDLTGQIFSVFVICVAAGEVAVGLAIIIALFRNKETVNVDEINLMKW